Below is a window of Pedobacter africanus DNA.
TCCTGATGACTTCCTTTGCTTTCATTTTCGGATTGCTCCCATTGATGATTGCAACAGGTGCCGGAGCAATCAGCAACCGTTCTATCGGTACTGCTGCCGTAGGTGGGATGCTGATCGGAACGGTATTCGGTGTGTTTGTGATCCCGGTATTGTTTGTGGTGTTCCAGGCCTTGCAGGAAAAGATCAGCGGCGGACCAAAAACTGCTGAAATTGAATAACAGATAATTGAATAAAAATGAAAAGATATATAGGAATAATGCTGGTGTTGGTAGGTTTTGCTTCATGCAGGATCTCGAAACCCTACCAGCGACCTGAGTTCGATACCAGTAAGCTCTACAGGGATGCAGAGGGAACCGATACGAGCAGTATGGCTTCCGTACACTGGAAAACACTGTTTGCAGATACCATCCTTACCGGATTGATTGCCGAAGGGTTGAACCAGAATATTGACATGAAAATAGCCCTGCAGCGCATCAATGCTGCAGGTGCTAATTTCCGTCAGAGCAAAGCAGCCTTTTTGCCCGATTTAAATGGTACGGCAAGTGTCACGCAATCTAAACTGTCATTCCCACAGGGGTTTGGCATCATCAGTTCCTCTACCCAGTACGACATGGGCCTGCGGGCAACCTGGGAAGCGGACATCTGGGGCAAATTGAAAAGTGCCAAAAAAGCTGCGCTGGCTACTTTGCTGCAAAGCGAAGCTGCCCGTAGGGCGGTGCAAACGCAGCTGATCGCTGATATTGCCGGTCGGTATTTTACTTTACTGGCGCTAGACCAGCAGCTGCTGGTTTTGGAGCAGACCGTAAATAACAGAAAAACGGATGTAAGGACCATGAAGGCGCTGAAAGCGGCCAATGTGGTAACGGGCGCTGCCGAAGTACAGAGCGAAGCGAGTCAGTATGCTGCTGAAGTAGCCATCCCCCGTTTGCAGAAACAGATCAGGGAGACGGAAAATTCACTGAACGTATTGCTGGCCCGGCCTTCATCGGCCGTGAGGCGCTCGTCTTTAAATGAGCAACGTTTGCTAACCGACCTAAAGGCAGGGGTACCTGTGCAGTTGCTGCAGAACCGGCCGGATGTAAAGCAGGCCGAATATGCTTTTATGGCCGCTTTTGAAGCAACCAACGTGGCCAGGAAGCTGTTTTACCCATCTATAACGCTGACGGCCAATGGCGGCTTTACCAGCTTTAGCCTTAAGGATTGGCTGACACCCGACGGACTGTTCGGTAATATAGCTGCGGGAATTGCACAGCCTATTTTTAATAAGGGAGCCAACAAGGCACGGCTGGCTACGGCCCAGGCTGCACAGCAGGAAGCGGCATTGAATTTTCAGCAGTCTTTACTAAAGGCCGGAGAAGAAGTGTCGAATGCGCTGTTTGCCTACCAGACTGCCGAAAGGCAACAGGAGATCAGGGTAAGACAACTGGCGGCCCTTGGAAAATCGGTGGATTTTACCAAGAAGCTATTGCGTTACAGCTCGGCAACAAATTATACAGACGTGCTGACCTCTGAGCAGAACTTATTGGCCGCGCAAATGGAAGATATTGATGATAAGCTGCAGCAATGGCAGGCAGTGATTGCATTGTACCGTTCGCTTGGGGGAGGTGGTGAAAAATAACCGTTCTCTTCAACGGCTGCATAATTTCAGTTTTTTCCTGATGAAAAAACTAAAAGACGCTAGGCCGTTTCTGAGAAGGTAATTTTTCTGTTAAGCAGGTGTATAGCTTGGTGTTCGGGGATTGTCTTTTTTAGCTGTTTGTATTTTGCCTGGATGACCTAATAATAGATCGTGCTGTGGTTTAATAAGCATCGTGCCAAAAGAAAAATATGCCTTCTGTGAAGGGGCATAGCGTCTTTCCCGGTTCTTCACCGGGAATTATGCAGCCCCTGAGCAGAACGGCTTTATTTTTCTAAAAAGATCTTATTTTTCCAAAAGAAAATCATCAACAAACTATAAGGAGCTATATTCAGGTAAGTCTGGCACAAATGCGAACTGCCCTTCCTGGTGGTTTATGGTGGCATAACAATGTTTCAATCCGTTGGTAACTACAAGCCATTTGGTTTTATGTACAGAATTGTACCTTGCTGCCTGATCAAATACCATTTGGGTAATTTTCACGGCTGGGGCCTTGCATTCAATTACCATAATCCTTTCGCCATGCGTATTGAAGATCACCACGTCGGTTCTTTTCTGAAGTTTGTTGAGGTTAAGGCCCCCTTCAATCTGTATGAGCGACTTTGGGAATTTTTTTTCGAGTATCAGGTATTGAATAAAATGCTGCCTTACCCATTCTTCCGGTGTGAGTACCAGGTGCTTTTTCCGCACTTCGTCGAAAATAAAATGCCGGGCATCCTTTAACGTAATTTTAAAAGGATAAGGAGGCAGGTTAAGCGGGGTAGGTATAAATGACATTTGTGCAAAAGTAGACAAAATTTTTATCTAAGTTTACAGCATTATATGAGTGCCGCCGACATAATAAAAGACATCAAAGCAAGAAAGTTTAAGCCTGTTTACCTTTTACATGGTGAAGAGCCCTACTATATAGACCAGATCATCCATTATATGGAGGAGCATATTCTGAACGATATGGAAAAGGGTTTTAACCAGACCGTATTGTACGGGAAAGATACCGATATGGCTACCATTATGAATGCGGCGAAGCGTTTTCCCATGATGTCTGACTATCAACTCATTGTGGTAAAGGAGGCGCAGGATTTAAAATGGGCCAAAGAAGCGGAAGGCAGCAGTAAGCAGGCCGAGTTTGTATTGAGTTATTTTGAAAAACCTTTGCCAAGTACCATTCTGGTATTGGGCTATAAATACGGCAATTTCGACAAGCGTAAAAAGATCTATAAGGCGATAGATAAGAACGGGGTGGTTTTCCAGTCGGATCTGGTGAGGGACTATAAACTGGCGCAGTGGATAGACGAGCTGGTAAAGGAAAAGGGCTATAAAATAGCCCCGCAGGCATCGGCATTGATGGCTGAATATTTAGGCGCTGATCTGTCTAAAATAGCCAACGAAGTTGAAAAGCTGCTGCTGAACATTGGTAAGGACACCACTATTGACACGGATATTGTCCAGAAGAACATAGGTATCAGTAAAGAGTACAACGTGTTTGAACTGCAGAAGGCCCTGGCGGTAAGAAATGTGCTGAAGTGCAACCAGATCATCAATTATTTTGGTGATAACCCAAAGGCTAACCCTATGGTCATGGTCATGGCCAACCTGAGCGCTTATTTCACCAAAATCCTGAAATACCATTATTTGCCAAATAAGGGCGATGCGGCCAAAGAGCTGGGCGTGAACCCTTATTTTGTAAAAGATTTTGAAACTGCAGCACGCAGCTACAACCTGCCAAAAACTTTTGAGATCATTAGCCTGCTGCGGGAATATGACCTGAAAAGCAAAGGGGTAGACAGTACCGGCAATACCACAGATGGGGAACTGCTAAAAGAGCTGCTGTTTAAAATGCTGCATTAAGCAGGAATGCTACATCGGGAAATTGATGAACCTGAAACCAATCAGGAATACAATTCTAAGTACAAAGAATATGATCAATGCTGATTTTACCTGCTTGTTTTTAACGGTAATCATAAACGCAAGAAGGGCGGCGATAGCGATAATGTCAGATGTCCATCCGTAAATGTTGTAAACATAACTAATGGAGTCATTGCCAAGCAGGAAGGGAATAGCGAGCTTTTGAAGAAGGAGGCTAACCAGGCTACTGAGGTATTCTATTCCAATGATGATCAGCAGCGCTTTAATGGCGTAATTATCCGCCAGCTTAATCTGGGGAGCAAGCTCGTCTCCGCAGTTTCCACAGAATTTTGCCTCAGGCAGGTTTGGAGCGTTACATTTTATGCAGTTCATATTAATGTTTTATTTGAAAGACTCTATTTTGTCGATTACCATAGTGTTGGCGGCGCGGTCGCCAAGTTTTCGGCCATCTTCGGTAGCCAGCACCATAATGGGTTCTATAAAGTTTCCTACTATAGGTACCAAACCCAGTAAACACGATACAATGTTCCTCACCAGGGATTTTGATTTGTTGATGGGTTTGTTCGTTTCCAGGTCTATCACCACAAGTTTCAAAGCCCTTTTGCCATAGCTTTGGCCTTGTCCGAACCCATCTTTTAAAAGCTGGTAGGCAATAGGCACGAGAATAAGCAAAAGACCAAGCAGGCCAAATAATATGGTAAGGCTTTCTTCACTTCCATAGGCGGCCATAAAAGCCAGGAAAAAGAAAATACAGCCGGGAATTGCAAGGGCAAGTACAATTAAACCGTCTAGCAGGGCGGCCAGGAACCGGTTGCCCATGTCTGCCTTGGCATAACCTATATGGGTTGTGCGTTTAGGTTCAAAAGGATTGTTTACTCCCGGTGGGTTTTCTGTTGGCTGCTGGACTGGTGTGGTTGTTAGTACAGTACCATCGTTGATGCAGAATTTTACATCATCGGGGTAGCTGGTATGGCATACAGGGCAAATGTTGTTCATAGGGAAAGGGGTAATTTAGCCGACTAAGATACTAATCTAATGCCAATTCTGCTTATCTGGGCAGATTTTCGTAAGTTTATCCGAAAACAGGAGAACGACTATAATGAAGCCGATTTACATCCCTATATTGCTTTTGCTTATTTTTTTTCAAGGCTGCGGACTGAACGAACGTGAGAAAAACCTGAAAAAACTACAGCAGGAAACTGCACAAAAGGAGCAGGAATTGCTGGCCTGGGAGCAGCGTTTGAAACTAAAAGAACAGGAACTGGACCATATCAAATTGTCTCTGGACAGTGCAAAAAAACAAATTGATTCGGTTGGTGTTCACAATCCGGCCCTTATCGGAAAATGGACAGTTAAAATGACCTGCACTGAAACAACCTGTGAGGGTTCTGCGTTAGGAGATACAAAAACGGAACAGTGGGAGATAAGCTATAAGGAGAATAATGTGATTGTAAAGGCTTATGCCGGACCGGTACTGATTAGGGTATATATAGGGAGTTATAGGAACGATGTGCTGAAAATTGTAGATGAAAAGCCGAATTCGGGGGCTTTAATCAGTGCAACACTTAATTTTACCGGAGCAGAGAAAATGGAAGGATCAAGAGAGATTCAGCAGAAAGACTGCAAAATAGTTTATGCATTGAACGCCAGGAAATTGAAATAACCGTTCAAAAAAGCTGCTTATGATTTTATTATCTTCATTAGATTTTTCCCTGCCGCTGCAGAACCCGGTTATCATCTTTTCGCTGGTACTGTTTATCATTCTGTTTGCACCCATACTGCTGAACAAAATAAAAGTACCCCATATCATCGGTTTAATTGTGGCAGGCGTTATTGTTGGGCCCTATGGTTTAAATCTGCTGAAACGGGACAGCAGTATTGTGCTGTTTGGTACGGTGGGATTGCTGTATATCATGTTTCTTGCGGGCCTGGAGATTGATCTGGCCGAGTTTAAAAAGAACAGAAAGCGTATTCTGGTATTTGGCCTGTTCACCTTTGTGTTTCCCCTGGTGTTTGGGTCGCTGGCCAGCTATTACCTGCTGGGCTATGGTTTTTTGTCTTCCCTGTTACTGGCGAGTATGTTTTCCACGCATACCCTGGTGTCTTATCCTATTGCCAGCAAGTATGGAGTGATCAGGAACCGGGCAGTGAGCATGACCGTTGGCGGAACCATGATCACGGATATTCTGGCCTTGCTCATCCTTGCGGGCATTGCAGGTATGACTAAAGAAAGTGTTTCTCCGGCCTTCTGGCTGCAGCTTGGAGGGGCTACCATTGTATTTGTAACCATTGTTTTTGCGGTATTTCCCATCATCATCAGGTGGTTTTTCAAACACTTTGAAGACAGCGTATCGCAATATATTTTTGTGCTGGCCATGGTTTTTCTGGCTTCTTTCTTAGCAGAAGCGGCCGGTATTGAAGCCATTATCGGTGCATTTTTCTCGGGCCTGGTGCTGAACAAATTTGTACCACATACCTCGCCGCTCATGAACAGGATAGAATTTGTAGGCAATGCACTCTTTATACCTTTTTTTCTGATCAGCGTGGGCATGCTGGTGGATGTTACGGTTCTGGTAAAGGGCTGGGGTGCCCTGAAGGTTGCCGGTGTGATTATTACGGTGGCAGTTGCCACCAAGTACCTGGCAGCCTGGCTAACACAGAAAATATTTAAGCTCAGTGCTACCGAAGGGACCATGATCTTTGGCTTAAGCGCTTCCCATGCTGCTGCAACGCTTGCCATCATTTTGGTAGGATATAACATCATCACCGGAGAGACTGCTGCGGG
It encodes the following:
- a CDS encoding efflux transporter outer membrane subunit — translated: MKRYIGIMLVLVGFASCRISKPYQRPEFDTSKLYRDAEGTDTSSMASVHWKTLFADTILTGLIAEGLNQNIDMKIALQRINAAGANFRQSKAAFLPDLNGTASVTQSKLSFPQGFGIISSSTQYDMGLRATWEADIWGKLKSAKKAALATLLQSEAARRAVQTQLIADIAGRYFTLLALDQQLLVLEQTVNNRKTDVRTMKALKAANVVTGAAEVQSEASQYAAEVAIPRLQKQIRETENSLNVLLARPSSAVRRSSLNEQRLLTDLKAGVPVQLLQNRPDVKQAEYAFMAAFEATNVARKLFYPSITLTANGGFTSFSLKDWLTPDGLFGNIAAGIAQPIFNKGANKARLATAQAAQQEAALNFQQSLLKAGEEVSNALFAYQTAERQQEIRVRQLAALGKSVDFTKKLLRYSSATNYTDVLTSEQNLLAAQMEDIDDKLQQWQAVIALYRSLGGGGEK
- a CDS encoding type I restriction enzyme HsdR N-terminal domain-containing protein; translation: MSFIPTPLNLPPYPFKITLKDARHFIFDEVRKKHLVLTPEEWVRQHFIQYLILEKKFPKSLIQIEGGLNLNKLQKRTDVVIFNTHGERIMVIECKAPAVKITQMVFDQAARYNSVHKTKWLVVTNGLKHCYATINHQEGQFAFVPDLPEYSSL
- the holA gene encoding DNA polymerase III subunit delta, coding for MSAADIIKDIKARKFKPVYLLHGEEPYYIDQIIHYMEEHILNDMEKGFNQTVLYGKDTDMATIMNAAKRFPMMSDYQLIVVKEAQDLKWAKEAEGSSKQAEFVLSYFEKPLPSTILVLGYKYGNFDKRKKIYKAIDKNGVVFQSDLVRDYKLAQWIDELVKEKGYKIAPQASALMAEYLGADLSKIANEVEKLLLNIGKDTTIDTDIVQKNIGISKEYNVFELQKALAVRNVLKCNQIINYFGDNPKANPMVMVMANLSAYFTKILKYHYLPNKGDAAKELGVNPYFVKDFETAARSYNLPKTFEIISLLREYDLKSKGVDSTGNTTDGELLKELLFKMLH
- a CDS encoding zinc ribbon domain-containing protein produces the protein MNCIKCNAPNLPEAKFCGNCGDELAPQIKLADNYAIKALLIIIGIEYLSSLVSLLLQKLAIPFLLGNDSISYVYNIYGWTSDIIAIAALLAFMITVKNKQVKSALIIFFVLRIVFLIGFRFINFPM
- a CDS encoding RDD family protein, with the translated sequence MNNICPVCHTSYPDDVKFCINDGTVLTTTPVQQPTENPPGVNNPFEPKRTTHIGYAKADMGNRFLAALLDGLIVLALAIPGCIFFFLAFMAAYGSEESLTILFGLLGLLLILVPIAYQLLKDGFGQGQSYGKRALKLVVIDLETNKPINKSKSLVRNIVSCLLGLVPIVGNFIEPIMVLATEDGRKLGDRAANTMVIDKIESFK
- a CDS encoding cation:proton antiporter; this translates as MILLSSLDFSLPLQNPVIIFSLVLFIILFAPILLNKIKVPHIIGLIVAGVIVGPYGLNLLKRDSSIVLFGTVGLLYIMFLAGLEIDLAEFKKNRKRILVFGLFTFVFPLVFGSLASYYLLGYGFLSSLLLASMFSTHTLVSYPIASKYGVIRNRAVSMTVGGTMITDILALLILAGIAGMTKESVSPAFWLQLGGATIVFVTIVFAVFPIIIRWFFKHFEDSVSQYIFVLAMVFLASFLAEAAGIEAIIGAFFSGLVLNKFVPHTSPLMNRIEFVGNALFIPFFLISVGMLVDVTVLVKGWGALKVAGVIITVAVATKYLAAWLTQKIFKLSATEGTMIFGLSASHAAATLAIILVGYNIITGETAAGEPIRLLNEDVLNGTILLILVSCGVSSFVVEGASKKLALEQEAQEATPLEEQTNEKILVTLAYPDMVTQLVDFGMMLKSKKTHTSVYGLNVIADEQVVDTNAGTSKKILEKAISHAAASENSLIPVTRYDSSISNGIVYTIKEHGVSDIVIGMHKQADQHTFLGTKAENIIKRIHETIYIYKPTQPLNTFKRVVVAIPPKAETEPGFLHWLKKLMAIAKEATMPLNFYATAETNEAIGKITERTSATVKIQFTEFSNWDDFLIFSRELKVNDLFIIISSRKGHNSYIPQLNKLPYYLSNYFLKQSLIVLYPKQLELGINMGNIEQADSHLIESLSEQLGVIGKAGRYVRGLFKK